The proteins below are encoded in one region of Caldalkalibacillus thermarum:
- a CDS encoding phosphotransferase enzyme family protein, with the protein MSIPSTESWGKSVQKFNKVANCAILLFFTDDQPTVKLLDYSENATYLVESRITGQKNILRVCRPDYHKKSQIESELAWMRAIDQQSPIEVPVPVSGTNGEYVQSVKLENDPREYHCTMFTFLEGQAPDENNEQELIHQFEILGEITAHLHNHSQNWQEAQTLDREPWDYETILGENPKWGRWQDGVAITPERKKLFQEVSEVIKRRLEKFGKGPDRFGLIHADLRLANLLVEDNKIKVIDFDDCGFGWYLFDLGAALSFIEHKPYVPELVKAWVKGYRKVRPLSEEEEQEIPTFIMLRRLMLISWIGSRDNETAREMGSGYTEATDALAKDYLAKFR; encoded by the coding sequence ATGAGCATTCCAAGTACAGAAAGCTGGGGAAAATCTGTACAAAAATTTAATAAAGTTGCCAACTGTGCCATTCTTTTATTCTTTACTGACGATCAACCGACCGTGAAGCTGTTAGATTATTCCGAGAATGCCACATATCTCGTCGAGAGCCGGATAACCGGCCAAAAAAACATCTTACGGGTGTGCCGCCCCGACTATCATAAAAAGTCTCAAATCGAAAGTGAACTTGCCTGGATGAGAGCAATTGATCAACAATCACCGATCGAAGTGCCTGTACCCGTTTCAGGAACGAACGGGGAATATGTTCAAAGCGTGAAACTTGAAAATGATCCTCGTGAGTATCATTGCACGATGTTTACCTTTCTGGAAGGCCAGGCTCCAGATGAAAATAATGAACAGGAACTCATTCATCAGTTTGAAATACTTGGGGAGATTACTGCTCATTTACACAATCACAGCCAAAATTGGCAAGAGGCTCAGACATTGGATCGCGAACCGTGGGATTATGAGACCATTCTTGGAGAAAATCCGAAGTGGGGAAGATGGCAGGATGGGGTTGCCATCACTCCGGAAAGAAAAAAACTATTCCAAGAAGTATCCGAGGTGATTAAACGTCGCCTAGAAAAATTCGGAAAAGGCCCGGACCGGTTTGGACTCATTCATGCCGATTTGCGGCTGGCCAATTTACTTGTTGAGGATAATAAAATTAAGGTAATTGATTTTGATGATTGCGGATTCGGCTGGTACCTTTTCGATCTAGGAGCCGCGCTCAGCTTCATCGAGCATAAACCTTATGTTCCTGAATTGGTGAAAGCGTGGGTGAAAGGATATCGCAAAGTGCGGCCTCTTTCTGAAGAGGAGGAACAAGAAATTCCAACCTTTATTATGTTGAGAAGGTTAATGCTGATTTCTTGGATCGGCAGCCGTGATAACGAAACAGCAAGAGAAATGGGAAGTGGATATACCGAAGCGACTGATGCATTGGCAAAAGATTATTTAGCAAAA